The Amaranthus tricolor cultivar Red isolate AtriRed21 chromosome 6, ASM2621246v1, whole genome shotgun sequence genome has a segment encoding these proteins:
- the LOC130814966 gene encoding pentatricopeptide repeat-containing protein At5g55740, chloroplastic-like isoform X2 — protein MTHEAHDHHFIFKSSVFLHCMAYLTTISPTSNLLNPLNFKPRNSLITPKLNPTHVSEKQQDKKSCFLELSSLSRNGRLKEAVNLLSQMHYNCVQIGPEFYVELLQGCVCDQSYFLGQQIHGLIIKKGEIFIKNEYIETKLVIFYAKCDELDSARRLFTRLCIKNVFSWAAIIGLNSRIGLNEQALFGYCEMLENGIFPDNFVIPNALKACGASQCIVFGRGIHGFMIKVGFEECMYVASSLVDMYGKCGILEDAKKVFDEMSVKNSVVWNSMIVGYVQNGMNEEAIQLFYDMMFEEIEPTRVTMSSLLSASANLGAAEEGRQGHALAVLYGLELDSILGSSLINFYSKIGWVEDAELIFTRMVEKDAVTWNLLISCYVQQGLPETAINMCRVMTSKGLRFDCVTMASFFSACAYTGDTELGKQGHCYCIRNLLDSDVAVASSLISMYSKFKETGYAVRVFDSSLEKDLVLWNALLAACAERGLGGKALELFYQMQLQGFRPNLISWNSLLCALLRSHQVNEAKSLAQNGLAVDAILHFQKMQESGLQPNTRTITGLLSACIDMTSLLLGKSIHGYVIRQGHQFSVELSTSLVDMYAKCGNITHARKIFNMMSDKSLALYNAMISGYGLHSKVSDALALYEYMQEEGLEPDDVTFTSILSACSHGGLVNKGFDLFADMVSKYNISPRMEHYGCLVTLLSRCGNLDEAIMVIMSTPLEPDAEMLGSLLIACREWNQIELAEYISTYLLELEPNNSGNYVTLSNISASAGRWAEASEWRNLMKSRGLNKKPGCSWVQIGSESHVFVSSDRSHPQRDEINMILALLETEMRSNILSFNLEICFS, from the exons ATGACTCATGAGGCCCATGATCACCACTTTATCTTCAAGAGCTCTGTTTTTCTGCACTGCATGGCTTATCTAACAACAATCAGCCCAACATCTAACCTTCTTAATCCCCTTAATTTTAAACCCAGAAATTCCTTAATTACTCCCAAATTAAATCCAACCCATGTTTCAGAGAAGCAACAGGACAAAAAATCTTGCTTCTTAGAGTTATCTTCTTTGTCTAGGAATGGAAGACTTAAAGAAGCAGTAAATCTTCTTTCTCAGATGCACTACAATTGTGTCCAAATTGGCCCTgaattttatgttgaattacTACAGGGGTGTGTTTGTGATCAATCTTATTTTCTGGGTCAGCAAATTCATGGGTTAATCATTAAAAAAGGTGAAATCTTTATTAAAAATGAGTACATTGAAACCAAATTGGTTATCTTTTATGCAAAATGTGATGAATTAGATAGTGCTAGAAGGTTGTTTACAAGATTGTGTATCAAAAATGTGTTTTCATGGGCAGCTATAATTGGGTTAAATTCTAGGATAGGGTTAAATGAACAAGCTTTATTCGGTTATTGTGAAATGCTTGAAAATGGAATTTTTCCTGACAATTTTGTGATTCCTAATGCATTAAAGGCTTGTGGTGCATCTCAATGTATTGTATTTGGAAGGGGAATCCATGGGTTTATGATTAAggtgggttttgaagaatgtATGTATGTTGCAAGTAGTTTGGTTGATATGTACGGAAAATGTGGAATTCTTGAGGATGCAAAGaaggtgtttgatgaaatgtctGTGAAAAATTCTGTGGTGTGGAATTCAATGATTGTAGGATATGTACAAAATGGAATGAATGAGGAAGCAATTCAGTTGTTTTATGACATGATGTTTGAAGAGATTGAACCAACTCGGGTTACCATGTCAAGTTTACTATCAGCATCTGCGAATTTAGGAGCTGCGGAAGAAGGTAGACAAGGGCATGCACTTGCAGTTTTGTATGGTTTAGAATTGGATAGTATTTTAGGAAGTTCATTGATTAACTTTTACTCTAAGATTGGTTGGGTTGAAGATGCTGAACTAATATTCACTAGAATGGTGGAGAAAGATGCAGTTACTTGGAACTTGCTAATCTCTTGTTATGTACAGCAAGGTTTGCCTGAAACAGCTATAAATATGTGTCGTGTTATGACATCGAAAGGGTTAAGATTCGATTGTGTTACTATGGCTTCTTTCTTTTCCGCGTGTGCTTATACAGGTGATACCGAACTTGGTAAGCAGGGCCATTGCTACTGCATAAGAAATCTCCTCGACTCTGATGTTGCTGTTGCATCTAGCTTGATTAGCATGTATTCCAAATTCAAGGAAACAGGTTATGCAGTACGAGTATTTGACTCTTCGTTAGAGAAAGATCTTGTCCTATGGAATGCGTTATTAGCTGCGTGTGCAGAACGAGGGTTGGGTGGTAAAGCCTTGGAGTTGTTTTATCAGATGCAGCTGCAGGGCTTTCGACCAAATCTGATATCTTGGAATTCTTTACTTTGTGCACTCTTACGGAGTCACCAAGTGAATGAGGCAAAAA GTTTAGCTCAAAATGGGCTTGCTGTTGACGCGATACTGCACTTTCAGAAAATGCAAGAATCGGGATTACAGCCAAATACTAGAACTATAACTGGCTTGCTCTCAGCTTGCATAGATATGACATCCTTACTTCTCGGAAAATCGATTCATGGCTACGTCATAAGGCAAGGCCATCAATTCTCTGTAGAACTTTCAACTTCTTTGGTTGATATGTATGCCAAATGTGGAAATATAACTCATGCAAGGAAGATTTTTAACATGATGTCAGACAAAAGTTTAGCATTATACAATGCCATGATATCCGGTTATGGATTGCATAGTAAGGTTTCAGACGCTCTTGCATTGTACGAGTATATGCAGGAGGAGGGCTTAGAACCCGATGATGTAACCTTCACGAGCATTCTTTCAGCTTGCAGTCATGGAGGGCTGGTGAATAAGGGGTTTGATCTATTCGCTGATATGGTGTCGAAATACAACATATCTCCAAGAATGGAACATTACGGCTGTTTGGTTACACTTCTTTCTCGATGTGGTAATCTGGACGAGGCTATTATGGTGATTATGAGTACGCCGCTTGAGCCCGATGCAGAAATGTTAGGATCACTGCTAATTGCGTGCAGGGAATGGAATCAGATAGAACTTGCTGAATACATATCAACGTACTTACTTGAACTGGAACCTAATAATTCGGGAAACTATGTTACACTTTCAAATATAAGTGCATCAGCTGGAAGGTGGGCCGAAGCATCAGAGTGGAGGAATTTGATGAAAAGTCGGGGTCTGAACAAGAAACCTGGATGCAGTTGGGTTCAAATCGGGTCAGAATCTCACGTATTTGTTTCGAGTGATAGATCGCATCCTCAAAGGGATGAGATCAACATGATTCTTGCACTGTTAGAAACAGAGATGAGATCAAATATTTTGTCTTTTAATTTGGAAATTTGTTTCTCTTAG
- the LOC130814966 gene encoding pentatricopeptide repeat-containing protein At5g55740, chloroplastic-like isoform X1, producing the protein MTHEAHDHHFIFKSSVFLHCMAYLTTISPTSNLLNPLNFKPRNSLITPKLNPTHVSEKQQDKKSCFLELSSLSRNGRLKEAVNLLSQMHYNCVQIGPEFYVELLQGCVCDQSYFLGQQIHGLIIKKGEIFIKNEYIETKLVIFYAKCDELDSARRLFTRLCIKNVFSWAAIIGLNSRIGLNEQALFGYCEMLENGIFPDNFVIPNALKACGASQCIVFGRGIHGFMIKVGFEECMYVASSLVDMYGKCGILEDAKKVFDEMSVKNSVVWNSMIVGYVQNGMNEEAIQLFYDMMFEEIEPTRVTMSSLLSASANLGAAEEGRQGHALAVLYGLELDSILGSSLINFYSKIGWVEDAELIFTRMVEKDAVTWNLLISCYVQQGLPETAINMCRVMTSKGLRFDCVTMASFFSACAYTGDTELGKQGHCYCIRNLLDSDVAVASSLISMYSKFKETGYAVRVFDSSLEKDLVLWNALLAACAERGLGGKALELFYQMQLQGFRPNLISWNSLLCALLRSHQVNEAKSMFLQMHLLGFEPNVITWTTFLTGLAQNGLAVDAILHFQKMQESGLQPNTRTITGLLSACIDMTSLLLGKSIHGYVIRQGHQFSVELSTSLVDMYAKCGNITHARKIFNMMSDKSLALYNAMISGYGLHSKVSDALALYEYMQEEGLEPDDVTFTSILSACSHGGLVNKGFDLFADMVSKYNISPRMEHYGCLVTLLSRCGNLDEAIMVIMSTPLEPDAEMLGSLLIACREWNQIELAEYISTYLLELEPNNSGNYVTLSNISASAGRWAEASEWRNLMKSRGLNKKPGCSWVQIGSESHVFVSSDRSHPQRDEINMILALLETEMRSNILSFNLEICFS; encoded by the coding sequence ATGACTCATGAGGCCCATGATCACCACTTTATCTTCAAGAGCTCTGTTTTTCTGCACTGCATGGCTTATCTAACAACAATCAGCCCAACATCTAACCTTCTTAATCCCCTTAATTTTAAACCCAGAAATTCCTTAATTACTCCCAAATTAAATCCAACCCATGTTTCAGAGAAGCAACAGGACAAAAAATCTTGCTTCTTAGAGTTATCTTCTTTGTCTAGGAATGGAAGACTTAAAGAAGCAGTAAATCTTCTTTCTCAGATGCACTACAATTGTGTCCAAATTGGCCCTgaattttatgttgaattacTACAGGGGTGTGTTTGTGATCAATCTTATTTTCTGGGTCAGCAAATTCATGGGTTAATCATTAAAAAAGGTGAAATCTTTATTAAAAATGAGTACATTGAAACCAAATTGGTTATCTTTTATGCAAAATGTGATGAATTAGATAGTGCTAGAAGGTTGTTTACAAGATTGTGTATCAAAAATGTGTTTTCATGGGCAGCTATAATTGGGTTAAATTCTAGGATAGGGTTAAATGAACAAGCTTTATTCGGTTATTGTGAAATGCTTGAAAATGGAATTTTTCCTGACAATTTTGTGATTCCTAATGCATTAAAGGCTTGTGGTGCATCTCAATGTATTGTATTTGGAAGGGGAATCCATGGGTTTATGATTAAggtgggttttgaagaatgtATGTATGTTGCAAGTAGTTTGGTTGATATGTACGGAAAATGTGGAATTCTTGAGGATGCAAAGaaggtgtttgatgaaatgtctGTGAAAAATTCTGTGGTGTGGAATTCAATGATTGTAGGATATGTACAAAATGGAATGAATGAGGAAGCAATTCAGTTGTTTTATGACATGATGTTTGAAGAGATTGAACCAACTCGGGTTACCATGTCAAGTTTACTATCAGCATCTGCGAATTTAGGAGCTGCGGAAGAAGGTAGACAAGGGCATGCACTTGCAGTTTTGTATGGTTTAGAATTGGATAGTATTTTAGGAAGTTCATTGATTAACTTTTACTCTAAGATTGGTTGGGTTGAAGATGCTGAACTAATATTCACTAGAATGGTGGAGAAAGATGCAGTTACTTGGAACTTGCTAATCTCTTGTTATGTACAGCAAGGTTTGCCTGAAACAGCTATAAATATGTGTCGTGTTATGACATCGAAAGGGTTAAGATTCGATTGTGTTACTATGGCTTCTTTCTTTTCCGCGTGTGCTTATACAGGTGATACCGAACTTGGTAAGCAGGGCCATTGCTACTGCATAAGAAATCTCCTCGACTCTGATGTTGCTGTTGCATCTAGCTTGATTAGCATGTATTCCAAATTCAAGGAAACAGGTTATGCAGTACGAGTATTTGACTCTTCGTTAGAGAAAGATCTTGTCCTATGGAATGCGTTATTAGCTGCGTGTGCAGAACGAGGGTTGGGTGGTAAAGCCTTGGAGTTGTTTTATCAGATGCAGCTGCAGGGCTTTCGACCAAATCTGATATCTTGGAATTCTTTACTTTGTGCACTCTTACGGAGTCACCAAGTGAATGAGGCAAAAAGTATGTTCTTACAAATGCATTTACTTGGTTTTGAACCAAATGTGATAACCTGGACTACTTTTTTAACAGGTTTAGCTCAAAATGGGCTTGCTGTTGACGCGATACTGCACTTTCAGAAAATGCAAGAATCGGGATTACAGCCAAATACTAGAACTATAACTGGCTTGCTCTCAGCTTGCATAGATATGACATCCTTACTTCTCGGAAAATCGATTCATGGCTACGTCATAAGGCAAGGCCATCAATTCTCTGTAGAACTTTCAACTTCTTTGGTTGATATGTATGCCAAATGTGGAAATATAACTCATGCAAGGAAGATTTTTAACATGATGTCAGACAAAAGTTTAGCATTATACAATGCCATGATATCCGGTTATGGATTGCATAGTAAGGTTTCAGACGCTCTTGCATTGTACGAGTATATGCAGGAGGAGGGCTTAGAACCCGATGATGTAACCTTCACGAGCATTCTTTCAGCTTGCAGTCATGGAGGGCTGGTGAATAAGGGGTTTGATCTATTCGCTGATATGGTGTCGAAATACAACATATCTCCAAGAATGGAACATTACGGCTGTTTGGTTACACTTCTTTCTCGATGTGGTAATCTGGACGAGGCTATTATGGTGATTATGAGTACGCCGCTTGAGCCCGATGCAGAAATGTTAGGATCACTGCTAATTGCGTGCAGGGAATGGAATCAGATAGAACTTGCTGAATACATATCAACGTACTTACTTGAACTGGAACCTAATAATTCGGGAAACTATGTTACACTTTCAAATATAAGTGCATCAGCTGGAAGGTGGGCCGAAGCATCAGAGTGGAGGAATTTGATGAAAAGTCGGGGTCTGAACAAGAAACCTGGATGCAGTTGGGTTCAAATCGGGTCAGAATCTCACGTATTTGTTTCGAGTGATAGATCGCATCCTCAAAGGGATGAGATCAACATGATTCTTGCACTGTTAGAAACAGAGATGAGATCAAATATTTTGTCTTTTAATTTGGAAATTTGTTTCTCTTAG